The following proteins come from a genomic window of Candidatus Obscuribacter sp.:
- a CDS encoding response regulator: MASWQETFSELKSQYVQRSTDRLAQIIELVTKLISNPMNKDLVQQLSRHFHWLAGSGSMYGFQKVSAMGLEGERICDGITAQTGPASPVDLEKLKVLLQELSVQFTGGEDAPETTNLGKVRSINNSGRQEVLVIDEDQKDLASLRKQVEEHGFSFRSARSFATTIIELEKRMPEGLILEIPLPDGDAYELVERVRAMPGGDEMAIVIVSKQTGFLDKVRSIHCGADAHFEKPVDVKAMFRRLRYLLDKRYQETPRILSVEDDPDQAAFIRAFLESAGYQVRTCTDPKNFESYMSAFQPDLVLLDVMLPGMTGYELARYIRQDERHATLPVLFLTTQGQIDARIESARAGGDDHLVKPVPPALLLSSVSSRLERARFLKTLLRRDGLTSLLNHTSFMEQAQTVIAQRRRHTGFTALILLDIDYFRSVNERHGYPGGDKVLVALSLLLRRRLRQSDIIGRYAGDEFGIIAEGLDETEAMALSGRLLADFASIQHSTLSHSGFYATCSAGISILDAKTMTVESWISSAFKALQQAKNAGRNCAVAYQEESVAR; the protein is encoded by the coding sequence ATGGCTTCCTGGCAGGAGACCTTTTCTGAGTTAAAGAGCCAATATGTCCAGCGCTCTACGGATCGTCTCGCGCAGATAATTGAGCTTGTCACCAAGCTCATTTCTAACCCGATGAACAAAGATCTGGTGCAGCAGTTGAGCCGTCACTTCCACTGGTTGGCGGGCTCTGGCAGTATGTATGGCTTTCAAAAAGTTTCAGCCATGGGGCTGGAAGGTGAGCGCATTTGTGATGGTATCACCGCTCAGACCGGACCAGCATCTCCTGTTGATTTAGAAAAACTCAAAGTGCTCTTGCAAGAGCTATCAGTGCAATTTACTGGTGGCGAGGACGCACCTGAGACAACCAATCTCGGTAAAGTGCGCAGCATCAATAACTCTGGCAGACAGGAAGTCCTGGTCATTGACGAGGACCAGAAAGATCTGGCAAGTTTGCGCAAACAAGTAGAAGAGCATGGCTTTTCTTTTCGCTCAGCACGTTCTTTTGCCACCACAATTATCGAACTCGAAAAACGCATGCCTGAGGGGCTCATTCTTGAGATTCCACTACCTGATGGCGATGCTTATGAGCTTGTTGAGCGGGTGCGGGCTATGCCTGGTGGAGACGAGATGGCGATTGTCATTGTCTCCAAACAAACTGGATTTTTAGACAAAGTGCGCTCTATTCACTGCGGAGCTGATGCCCACTTCGAAAAACCTGTCGATGTCAAAGCGATGTTTAGACGCTTGCGCTATTTACTCGATAAGCGCTATCAAGAGACACCGCGTATCCTCTCTGTTGAAGACGATCCTGATCAAGCTGCTTTTATTCGAGCCTTTTTGGAGTCTGCTGGCTATCAGGTGCGCACTTGCACAGATCCCAAAAACTTCGAGTCTTATATGTCAGCCTTCCAGCCAGATTTGGTGCTACTGGATGTGATGCTGCCCGGTATGACCGGTTATGAGCTTGCTCGCTATATCAGGCAAGACGAGCGTCATGCCACATTGCCAGTATTGTTTTTGACTACCCAGGGTCAGATTGATGCACGTATCGAGAGTGCCAGAGCAGGTGGTGATGACCACCTGGTCAAGCCGGTGCCACCAGCTTTGCTACTAAGCTCAGTCAGTAGTCGATTGGAGCGGGCCAGATTTCTCAAGACACTACTGCGGCGTGATGGTCTGACCTCGCTGCTTAATCACACTAGCTTTATGGAGCAAGCACAGACCGTGATTGCTCAAAGACGCCGACACACAGGGTTTACTGCCCTTATACTGCTCGATATCGATTACTTCCGCTCAGTCAACGAGCGTCATGGCTATCCTGGCGGTGACAAAGTGCTTGTTGCTCTGTCGCTTTTGTTGAGACGTAGATTGCGTCAATCAGACATCATCGGTAGATACGCTGGTGACGAGTTTGGTATCATCGCCGAGGGGCTTGATGAGACTGAAGCAATGGCACTGTCTGGTAGACTGTTGGCTGATTTTGCCTCGATTCAACATTCCACTCTTTCACATTCTGGGTTTTATGCCACTTGCTCTGCTGGCATCAGCATCCTTGATGCTAAGACAATGACTGTGGAGTCCTGGATCAGCTCAGCATTTAAGGCTCTGCAACAGGCTAAAAATGCCGGTCGCAACTGTGCAGTCGCCTACCAGGAAGAATCAGTAGCGCGCTAA
- a CDS encoding response regulator — MRVLIIDDEEDTRAIACMSLSLLGGLDVIEAENGQDGVNKAAVEQPDVILLDMMMPIMDGPSTLEALRSNDRTRNIPVIFLTAKAMTSEIEKLKRMGARGVLTKPFDPTVLANQMRAILEA, encoded by the coding sequence ATGAGAGTTCTCATCATTGATGATGAAGAAGATACACGGGCCATTGCGTGTATGAGTCTGAGTCTCTTGGGTGGCCTGGATGTAATTGAGGCAGAAAACGGTCAGGACGGCGTCAATAAGGCGGCTGTAGAGCAGCCTGATGTGATTCTCCTCGATATGATGATGCCGATCATGGATGGACCGAGCACGCTTGAAGCCCTGCGCAGCAATGATCGCACGCGCAATATTCCTGTCATTTTCTTGACAGCAAAAGCGATGACCTCTGAGATAGAAAAACTCAAGCGCATGGGTGCTAGAGGAGTTTTGACCAAGCCCTTTGATCCCACAGTGTTGGCCAATCAAATGCGGGCCATTCTGGAGGCATAA
- a CDS encoding response regulator — protein sequence MKVLIIDDEEDFRTVASSCLGLLSGADVREAASGKEGIELAKEEKPDVILLDLCMPGMDGQQTLTNLRTYPETSDVPVIFCTTVGMFEGFEKMKSMGALAVITKPFDPLKLGDQINKILANAKAEAASSEAGTGPAPRLVVTDTEEFLGDMESVE from the coding sequence ATGAAGGTTCTCATAATTGATGACGAGGAGGACTTTCGCACAGTGGCAAGTAGTTGTCTGGGGCTTTTGTCCGGGGCAGATGTGCGAGAGGCGGCGTCAGGCAAGGAAGGCATTGAACTTGCCAAAGAAGAAAAGCCTGATGTGATTTTGCTAGATCTCTGTATGCCTGGTATGGATGGGCAACAGACACTTACTAATTTGCGTACTTACCCAGAGACCAGTGATGTACCTGTGATTTTTTGCACCACAGTAGGTATGTTTGAAGGTTTTGAAAAAATGAAATCAATGGGTGCCCTGGCTGTAATTACCAAGCCATTTGACCCACTCAAGCTAGGTGATCAAATCAACAAAATCTTGGCAAATGCCAAGGCCGAGGCTGCCAGTAGCGAGGCTGGTACTGGCCCTGCACCAAGGCTGGTGGTGACCGATACTGAAGAGTTTTTAGGCGATATGGAGTCGGTGGAGTAG